DNA from Variovorax sp. V213:
CCGCGCTGTTCGCGCTTTTCGAGGCGCCGCACTACTTTCGCCGCGCCGGCAAGGGGCGCTTCAAGAAAGCGCCCGCCGAGATCCTGCAGCAGGCGCTGGCTGCCATCGAGAAGAAAAAGGTCATCCAGGCGCAGATCGTCGAATGGGCCGGACAGCTGGCCGAGGGCGTGTGCCCGCCGCCGATCCGCGAACAGCTCTACAAGATCCTGTTCAAGCCGGACAAGAACGCGCCCGAATACAAGGCCGTGGTCGATGCCGCGCGCGCCACGCAGCGCCCGCCGCTCGAACTGCTGGAGCGCGCCGGCGCCATCGACTCGCCCTACCAGTTCCACTGGCGGCGCTTCCTGTTCGAGAACTTTCCCAAGGGCACCGGTTTTCCGGCGCTCGCCGCACCGGCCATCGTGGACGAGCTGCCGGTTGCCGCGGGCGTGGAGGCATTCTCGATCGACGATTCGCAAACCACCGAGATCGATGATGCGCTGTCGGTGCAGGGCCTGGGCAGCGGCACCGTCACGGTGGGCGTCCACATCGCGGCGCCCGGCCTGGCGCTGACGCCGGGCAGCCCCATCGACCAGGTGGCGCGCACGCGCATGTCCACCGTCTACATGCCGGGCTACAAGATCACGATGCTGCCCGACGAGGTGGTCAACGCCTACACGCTGCTCGAAGGGGGCGACCGGCCCGCGGTGTCGCTCTACGTGCGCTTCGACGAGGCCACGCTCGAGCTGCAATCGAGCGAGACGAAGCTCGAACGCGTGCCGATCGTGGCCAACCTGCGGCACGACCAGCTCGACAGCGTCGTCACGCAGCCCTGGCTCGAGGACGCATCGTTCTCGAACGAGAACACCCCCGAAGCGGCTGCGAAACTGCGCGCTCCTTTGTCCTTCCTGTTCCGGCTCGCGAAGCAGCTCAAGGCCCAGCGCGAAGTGGTGCGCGGCAAGCCCGAGAACTTCAATCGGCCCGACTACAACTTCCGGCTGGTCGGCAACGACGGCGAGCCGAACGGCAGCGAGCAGGTGCAGATCACCACGCGCCAGCGCGGCGCGCCGCTCGACCTGATCGTGTCCGAAGCGATGATCCTGGCCAACAGCAGCTGGGGC
Protein-coding regions in this window:
- a CDS encoding ribonuclease catalytic domain-containing protein is translated as MFVLFEEAGKYLGGRVLSEAEASAQVELDTGKRVKVKGANIVLRFEKPAPAELIAEARALAAAMDLDLAWEFAPEGEFGYGELASDYFSDKPALAQQAAALFALFEAPHYFRRAGKGRFKKAPAEILQQALAAIEKKKVIQAQIVEWAGQLAEGVCPPPIREQLYKILFKPDKNAPEYKAVVDAARATQRPPLELLERAGAIDSPYQFHWRRFLFENFPKGTGFPALAAPAIVDELPVAAGVEAFSIDDSQTTEIDDALSVQGLGSGTVTVGVHIAAPGLALTPGSPIDQVARTRMSTVYMPGYKITMLPDEVVNAYTLLEGGDRPAVSLYVRFDEATLELQSSETKLERVPIVANLRHDQLDSVVTQPWLEDASFSNENTPEAAAKLRAPLSFLFRLAKQLKAQREVVRGKPENFNRPDYNFRLVGNDGEPNGSEQVQITTRQRGAPLDLIVSEAMILANSSWGGWLGELGVPGLYRSQASLAPGIKVRMGTRALPHAGLGVKSYAWSTSPLRRYTDLVNQWQIIAAARHGKTAALAAPFKPKDADLFSILSGFDAAYATYNAYQGGMERFWTLKYLQQQGITELEATVIKDIQNGALVRADTLPLVFPVAGQQERGARLRVKLGEIDEIALDVHGTVLERLDAPKADAAAEEEEGGDEELEEVAGPIAIAVDLTDSEAAPENTPA